The Cryptococcus neoformans var. grubii H99 chromosome 8, complete sequence DNA window AAATCATTGTATGTTGATAATATAACGCAGTTCTGTCCCGCATGTGGCTCTCCCACCTATTCTTTGTGGGcaggatggaaaagaagctgCACATCAGCTCTTAACCCTACTGAAGGAAAGGAATGTTTTTCCACCAAGGGGCTGCATAACTTTGCGTATCCGCGAACGGATCCCGTCATTATTATGGGAATTTTGGATTCCAGCGGTGAACACATGTTGCTGGGCAGACAAAAATCATGGCCAAAAGGTCCGCgtttttccttctcgctTCCCAGCTTGCACCTATTGATCTGATGATATACCCCCACAGGAATGTACTCATGTTTAGCCGGTTTCATCGAACCTGGAGAGTCGTTTGAGGATGCTGTGCGAAGGGAAGTCCTAGAAGAGGCAGGCATTGAGGTCGGGCCTGTCAGATAGTGGGTAATCCGGCGCTGTTTTGTGACAGGCATCTGACCTGTTTTTGTAGCTCCTCAAGTCAGCCTTGGCCGTTCCCCGCCAACCTGATGGTCGGCTGCTTTGGTCGTGCAAAGGATGGCCAGACTATCAGGATGGACCTTGATAACGAGCTGGAGGGTATGCGCACCGTTTTGGCATAATAATGACAAATTTGCTAAACAAATTAAATTGGCAGACGCGCAATGGTTCCCCCGTTCTGCAATCACAGCCATCATTTCCCACCCAGATGGTAGCTCTTACTCCCCCTCAGAGCTGAAGAAACTCGAAGACAAAAGCGAATCCAACCAAACTACTGCTGCAGCGCTTGCGCCTGCCGAGAGGAAACCTGGAGATATTTCAGGTTCTTCCGGTCATGAGATGGGAGTTACGAGGGTACCACCTGCGACGGCTATCGCCGGAGTTTTGATTCGCGAATGGGCCAAGGGTGGCTTAGATCTGGTCAGCAAGCTATAAAACTAATGATCATCGTTGCTTGCCTATCTGTTATGAAGTGAGAGGTAAAAGCATGTTTGGGAGTTATGGAAGGACAGCAGAAAATGGACATGTTATGCCGCTTGCCGGTCCTTATTTACCTGTTAACAAGTCATACGTCTTATACGTCTTATATACACGTCTGGGGCTCGTGAAGTGTATATCATTGTGCAGGGTGAGCCCCAATCAGTAATAAACACCATCACACGATTATTGACTGTCAGCATGTGCAAAGTGCCATATCCTAATCCTCAACGCGCTCACAATTCATTATTCACTATTCACTCCTCCTATCCCATGCACTATTCACCTATATAAAAGCTCTCACTACGGTCCGTACCTGAATCCGACGCGTTTCTTGGCCCCTGAGGCGGGGCTTGTCCCTGATGTTCCTGATTGGCGTAGGCTTATTCGGCGGATCCACGGCCCTGAACGCCGGATACAATTTCTCGGTCCTGGATCCCCGGTTCTGGGTTCTGGGTTTGCTGATTGTCGGTCCAAAGGAATGTGGGATTCATCTCCACGCGCCAtcttgtcctcttccttcaacTCCTACTTTCGTCTCACacatcatctccttttcccctaTCCAATCCGGTTTCTTTCCCTACGTTTCGCGCACACTCTAGCAGTGATAAGGCTGGTTTCCTTGACGTGAGTAACCCATCTATCCCCCACAGCCATCTTCTAACATAACTTCCCACAGACGCGACGCTCCACGCTCTTttacttcttccttctcgatCTAACGTGCTCGACGCACTTGCCTACCTTTTTCGCTCTTGGGGAATTGTGTCACTATTGCTTGACTACCATATACAGAACTGCTTTTTGCTTTAAATCATGTTCTGGCGCAAGAAGGCGGCTACGCCTTTACCCAATTATCTCCCGCCCGCATCTGCCGAACCTCCCAAACCTATCCTGAAGAAGACTGTTGAAAGCCAAGAGGCTAGCAACCTTCGCTTTGCAGGTGGTACCAAGCAATATTTTGGCGATGTTTCAAGTTCCAATACGGGGTATCCTTCTCTGCCCCACAGTCATAGCGAAAATGACGAGACGCGTCGCGTGCGGCCAGCTCCTCTGGTTATCGTATCATCACATGATGGACCTCAGTTGCCAGCGTCTCCTGGATCTCAAGAATCGTACAGTCCCGGGGCAGATTCTACCTCTCATGTACGCGTCCCTTCTTCGCGACGGTCTTCTAGACCTACGTCGCCCAGCACTTCATCTTTCGGGGCCAGGGTACGAGCCAGCAACAACGGCCAGCATCGCCGCCCAAGCGCTCCCGGTCATATTGTCATGTCTACCcctccatcatcagcaCCTGCAACAGATGCTGGAGTTTGGACCCCTCATGCTCGTTTCTCCCCTGCAAACCATGTCGTCACTacacctccttcaccttaTCGACCTACGAGCCAACACAGCGCTCAGTTAGAATTCCGTCCATTCAACGAAAGACTGCCCATGTTGGGTGAGAGCGGATCCCTAGTCCatgacgtggaagatgGGCGAGACGCAGATGTGCCGATGTTGAATATAATTCCGGCGACCCCCCAGGACCAAGGCGACGGTTTCCCTGCAAAAACAGAAATCAAGGCTTTGGAAGCGGCTGCTCCTATAGAGCAAAGCATACGAGAGACGGAAAGAGAAATGATGGATATCtctttggatgatgagctgACGGAGACAACCATctgggaaagagaaagtgtGCCGACTATTGACCTGGACTTCAATTTCACTCCATTGGAATCGCTGATGGatttctccatctcaaaAGATCTGATTACAGCGATTCAAAACTCGTCTACTATTATTGAGGAATCTGGGCAATATGGGTCGGCCGATAAAAAGCCCTCTCTTTTGCATGACTACCCTCCATCGCAGCCTCTTCCGCCTTCACCCCCCCATCAGACTTCCTTCTCACCTCCTTCCCTCGATTCTTACATCACTTCTGCCTCtactccccttcctcaatCATCCTCTAGTTCATCTCTTGCGTCTTTTCCGGACGTAGAGGAAGCATTAGGCTCCATGTTGGCGTCTCTGTCTGAACGCAACATGGCGTCCACTGCCATACATACTCTTCAAGATAGTAATTTCGAGTTTGGGGACGACCTTTGCTCAGGACTCGATGATATGATGGTAGACGTTAGTCATCGGACCGCGCCTCTTTCTATCTCGACCCGCAACACACCCCACTCCCGTATCGCACGACGGACTCCGCCTAAGCTTGACCTATCAAGCAGCAAGTATGGCCACGTCGCACCGCAAGGACTCCAATCTGCACCTCTTGCTAGCCGTCGTAACGCTTATTTTCCAAACGCACGTGTACACCCCAACTCTTCTCCTAGCGGCGTCTTTACCACAGTctccccatcttcctcccaatCTAGTGTGTCAAGCGAGTCTCGTCATGCTTCTAACCCTACGCCAACGGCCGGATTCTCGAATTTCCCTGCCTCGGCTTCTGAGTCTGAGTTGAGCTACATGAACGGTGGCAGGCCCATCCAAAGTTATCGCGACTCCTTTAGTGGAAGTGAGATCAGCGATGAAGAGCTTTGCACAGCCAGCATAATCAGTGTTACGCCGGTCATCGTACAGGAGCAAATGGGCGTCAAAATTGGAAAACGCGGAGATGTCAAAAAGGAGCTCGTTTTCGGAGGACATTtcttgaaagaagaggccGGTTTCGGGTTTGGTCTAGGTCTTGGTTTGGAAGTCGAGGGGGATGAAGTTGGATTGGCGATCTAAAATCTATTTTCGCTCTCAGAAGTGTAATGGCGGTCATCGAAAATTAATAGTGTATCGGACGTTTTGCAACCCTAGTTTTTCTTTGGCCTTGTGATACTTGTTTCCATAATATATCATAGCCTGTTAGTAACAATATATCCTCATTCTTTTATAGCCCATAAGCTGCACGTTGCTAGATGTGATCCTATCCCTGCTTTTTTGTTGGTCCTTTTTGTGCATTCTATTGCGACGGCCTTTTTGTCAGCATCATCAGTTATCATTTTATCCCATTTGTGTCTGTGTTAGTTAAGGATCATGCAAAAGGATAGTGTACAAAACCCGATGAAAGATCAAATACTACCGTAAAGTGAAATGACCCGAGATCGATGGAAGTGCGCTGCTCGGTACTCGAAGAAAATGCGTAAAACGCGTCATCCATCCGTCGCTTGCAGCACACCTTCGGAAGAATAAATATAGCTGCAGACGATCGGCGTCTTGCTACTATTATTACCGTACAGGTCTACCTCTTCTTAGATGGTAGACTTCTTTCCGCCACATTTTGCCAAATGgttccctttcctcctgATTGTTCTTGCCCTGGCATGACTAGGCATTAACCATTGTAGGTATGTGGAAGGATAATACTGTTGGCGGTCATGAGGAGCAGATATTATGACGAATACCACCAGCCACAGACTCCTTTTTAGAGAACGAGGGGACATAGCGCAgggaggggggggggagggtgGGGGCAAAATCATACTCTGTATCATCACCAAGCCCTCCCTCTTTATCCTTATGGGCAAGCCCTACCGGCAGCCGCCTGTACGGTCGAACGGTATTATAAGAACTAGAGTCAAACGAAGAGGCCCCAACCCCCTTATCATGTCGAGAAAGCTTCAACACAACCAACAGCATCTGATGGGGTTCTCGTTATCAGAAAAAGGAGCTCTTCAACCCATTGCTATAACCCTCGCTTGCTTTGCAACCGCTCGAGCTGACTTCATCGATGAGATCGCTGATAATGCCGACTCCTCGTGCGCAGCTGGAGAAGCCACAGGCGACTACGACATGAGTTTACACGTCGCCAGTGTCTTTGTCTTGCTGGTTGCTTCGGGTCTGGGTGTCTTTTACCTGTGATCCTTGGGGAAAAGGGGTCTCGCAGTGTTTGGTTTGGGAATactttttttgttttgaaATACTTTGGGACTGGGATTATCATTAGTTTAGCGTGAGTTGATCGGCAGATACTTCATTTCTCGTTCGCATATTTTCGATGTTAAAAATGCACTACTGGTCTATTATTATTGTTGTTCACTTAATTATTTCGCCAAGCGGCCATAACCTCAAAGTCCTCTAAGCTTGGCGGTAAGTAGTAACAACGTTCGTTAAACGTAAAAAAACGCCTTTGGCAACGAATCACCCACAGCACGGCATCATGTATATCTTCGCTTCATCTgtcatctcatctctttccgGGTCTGGGCATTCTAGGCGCCATATACATATTCGCTACTTCCATCTTGGCTGCCAGTATCCACCGGcagtttttttttttcacttCATCGCATCCCCGAGATCTTATTAAAGATCCATCGATATGGTCATCTTCACCCTGATGAATACCATCGAGAAACAATATGACTACTTACAGGTCAATCCTCGTCTACTGCGTTGCCCTCACAATAGTTGGGCTCGTTCACGGCCACACAacaggggaagaggagcatGACCATGATCATGACCACCAAAGCGAGGCAGTGGAGACAGACGCTGCTGCTACCGACCTCCATGCTGGACATACTCATGCCCATAGTAGCTCAGACTGCTGGGTAACAGAGCTTCAAAACTATGACCTTTCACTCCATATTGCTGCCGTTTTTGTTATGATGGTGGCGTCTGCTATAGGCGTCTTTCTCCCAGTCATATTGGGCAAACTCGGCTCCAGAAACAAATTATTCGGATCGGTTTTTTTCGTTCTCAAGTATTTCGGTTCTGGGATTATTATTAGTTTGGCGTGAGTGCATTGATAGCCCTGTCAGATTACGCACTGATGTCTATGTGTCAGCTTTGTTCATTTATTGATCcatgccttcttcaatctcacAAGGTACGCGTCAGAGTATTTTCGTCTGGCCAAAGTGAAGCCATTGACAACGACTGTACCAGCGAATGCGTGGGAAATTTGGAGTATGAGTCTGCTGCCCCGGCGATCGCAATGGCAACTGTTATAGTAGTTTGGCTCGTCGACTTTTTAGGCTCTCGCTATGTGGGTCAAACACGCAATGGCTTTCATAATCCGTCACTCATCGCAATCTGTAGATTACTCGTCAGAATTCATACGTACCAGAGTGTGATCGAAACATCAGCGCTGCCctttgctcttcctccgagCCCTTGGgggagaggaaaaaagatgaTATATCAACCCCGATGACAGAGCTAGCTTGCTGTGGTCCCAAAAATTTGGAAATAACTAACTTTGACGGTGCTGCTAAAACAGCGCATTGGAATGTACAACTCTTGGAATATGGTGTTATCTTTCATTCTATAATGATCGGCGTGTCGCTTGGAGCTATGGGCACTGGGTTTAACACCACTTTTGCTGGTGGGCTTTCCCTTCAGCTGGCCGGAAAGGCAAACGCTTAACAATGTTGGCAGCTCTGGTTTTCCACCAGCTTTTTGAAGGTCTTGGTCTTGGGGCTCGGATCGCCATGCTCATCTGGCCAGCTGGCATCTCTTCAGCCATCAAAAAATGGTCCATGTGCCTTGCGTATGCTTTGGCTACACCAGTTGGGATTGCCATTGTAAGCCCGTCGAGTTACAGAGGCTAACTGGAAAACTGACAATATTGGTCAAGGGCATCGGAGTCCATGAGTCAGTCAACATGAATGGTAGAGCGATCCTTCTATCTACCGGTATCCTTGACTCTATATCCGCTGGTATCCTTCTATACTGTAAAATTAACCTTCCACGTTTCCACGGAGGATTTAGCTGAATGACACCATTATGATATAGGTGGTCTTTGTCAATTGCTGTATCGTGAATGGGTGGTCGGCGAGATGCGCGATGCCTCCACAAGTAAGATCATTGTCGCCCTTGTATCCTTGTTTCTTGGTCTGTTTGCCATGTCATTCATTGGCAAATGGATATGAAGTATATGAGGGCCCCGAGATATAGAAACTTacaagaaagaaaaggaaacaTTTGGTGTATTTGGTGTATTTTGGTGTATTTGGATGTGTCATTTTCTTGAATGTCAATTAGAGCTGTTCTCCATCATTTAAGGTTGTTGCAAAAGATTTTCTCCCTCTGATAATTGTATGTCCATCAACCACAAGATATACACTGCGAAGCTGATTCCATGCGTCTAAAAATATGACAATTGTCATGATGCAACTACCGATCATACCGTCATACTGATCCAATCGACCGGCTAAGCGCTTCCTGATTCTCCAACTCCTCTATGTCATCCGCATTCCGTTCGATTGCCTCCACTATCTCATCTTGAGGCACGGTGATTGACTGACCGTTGACCTCTCTTTCCAACATCCCATCCCTCGTAATTCTTGTATCAGGGCTCACACCAGGACCTAGCGGACTTTCTTCTGTTGCAGCTGCTATAAGAGCCGGATCAGGCGGTGAAAAAGCCTCACCCCATCGCTGAACTTTACTAGGTGAAGTaggagacgaggaagaagcacGTGAAGACGCAGAGCTTGCAGAGGGGGAAGTAGCGGTGATGGGGTGACCAGGATGCGGTCGGTGACCCCATGACCCAGAAAGAGAATTGTGTCGAGAATGTGACATAGAATTGTGTCGGTTGGGGATAACAATGGGTGTAGCCGCGGCAGCAGAGGTAGTTCTCATGGTCGAatcggaagaggaagtagaAGAGGTGTCGATCGATGCTGATGAGCTTGACACGTCACCTGGGGAAACAGAAACATTCAAGGGCAGTGCTGATCCAGAGGTATGTGA harbors:
- a CDS encoding NAD diphosphatase, producing MIKTVCDPKSSFVGKTVNSILGQLSFKSPVTLSATRLFSTGPAINQYSPLPRPSQYTAYMGDNIVNFYSGRPALNRVSFQRHISEKVNAHLQNPDTRFYLFKNLQPLVKKGDIGAPLYLQRKDVDHIVKDGFGVAPSDTTPHAAKLYEATRLPPLVPLIFLGIDDRCDPTTNASPATDHLNPQGTVYFAVDVTEVPFDEEKIGGEWGEARASGGAMEGWDAGVFAQARALVDWNGRNKFCPACGSPTYSLWAGWKRSCTSALNPTEGKECFSTKGLHNFAYPRTDPVIIMGILDSSGEHMLLGRQKSWPKGMYSCLAGFIEPGESFEDAVRREVLEEAGIEVGPVRYSSSQPWPFPANLMVGCFGRAKDGQTIRMDLDNELEDAQWFPRSAITAIISHPDGSSYSPSELKKLEDKSESNQTTAAALAPAERKPGDISGSSGHEMGVTRVPPATAIAGVLIREWAKGGLDLVSKL
- a CDS encoding solute carrier family 39 (zinc transporter), member 1/2/3, whose translation is MGKPYRQPPVRSNGIIRTRVKRRGPNPLIMSRKLQHNQQHLMGFSLSEKGALQPIAITLACFATARADFIDEIADNADSSCAAGEATGDYDMSLHVASVFVLLVASGLGVFYL
- a CDS encoding solute carrier family 39 (zinc transporter), member 1/2/3, encoding MTTYRSILVYCVALTIVGLVHGHTTGEEEHDHDHDHQSEAVETDAAATDLHAGHTHAHSSSDCWVTELQNYDLSLHIAAVFVMMVASAIGVFLPVILGKLGSRNKLFGSVFFVLKYFGSGIIISLAFVHLLIHAFFNLTSECVGNLEYESAAPAIAMATVIVVWLVDFLGSRYITRQNSYVPECDRNISAALCSSSEPLGERKKDDISTPMTELACCGPKNLEITNFDGAAKTAHWNVQLLEYGVIFHSIMIGVSLGAMGTGFNTTFAALVFHQLFEGLGLGARIAMLIWPAGISSAIKKWSMCLAYALATPVGIAIGIGVHESVNMNGRAILLSTGILDSISAGILLYCGLCQLLYREWVVGEMRDASTSKIIVALVSLFLGLFAMSFIGKWI